The Streptomyces sp. NBC_01275 genome has a segment encoding these proteins:
- a CDS encoding MHYT domain-containing protein has product MDGTVDGFRYGAVTPIAAYVMACLGGALGLRCIVRSLLDGDSWKPGWLALGAVSIGCGIWTMHFIAMIGFQVEETRIGYHVGLTVLSLAVAIAVVGIGVFIVGYRGRAGGSLWIAGAVTGLGVAAMHYLGMAALQLNGSIDYDPRTVALSVLIAVVAATAALWAAVTVRGFLTSLGASLVMGVAVSGMHYTAMAAVSVHVHSGTPSWAGDSPTSLLLPMLIGPVIFLLLAGVVVMFDPLLVLGDGEWHHAAPPTRTAPTKPADRPAAGRSWTGTRR; this is encoded by the coding sequence ATGGACGGCACAGTCGACGGGTTCCGGTACGGGGCGGTGACCCCGATAGCGGCCTATGTGATGGCCTGTCTGGGAGGAGCGCTGGGGCTGCGCTGCATCGTGCGGTCGCTGCTCGACGGCGACTCCTGGAAGCCGGGCTGGCTGGCCCTGGGGGCCGTGTCGATCGGCTGCGGCATCTGGACGATGCACTTCATCGCCATGATCGGCTTCCAGGTGGAGGAGACGCGGATCGGCTACCACGTCGGTCTGACCGTGCTCAGCCTGGCCGTCGCGATCGCCGTGGTCGGCATCGGCGTGTTCATCGTGGGCTACCGCGGCAGGGCCGGCGGGTCGCTGTGGATCGCGGGCGCCGTCACCGGTCTCGGCGTCGCCGCCATGCACTACCTGGGCATGGCCGCGCTGCAGCTCAACGGCAGCATCGACTACGACCCGCGCACGGTCGCGCTCTCCGTGCTGATCGCGGTCGTCGCCGCGACCGCCGCGCTGTGGGCGGCCGTCACGGTCCGCGGGTTCCTGACCAGCCTCGGGGCCAGCCTGGTGATGGGCGTCGCCGTGTCCGGGATGCACTACACCGCCATGGCCGCGGTCAGCGTCCATGTGCACAGCGGGACCCCGTCCTGGGCCGGCGACTCCCCGACCTCGCTGCTGCTGCCGATGCTGATCGGGCCCGTCATCTTCCTGCTGCTGGCCGGCGTGGTGGTGATGTTCGACCCCCTGCTCGTCCTCGGCGACGGCGAGTGGCACCACGCCGCCCCACCGACCCGGACCGCCCCGACGAAGCCCGCCGACCGACCCGCCGCCGGACGCTCGTGGACCGGGACCAGGCGGTGA